One Streptomonospora salina genomic window, CGACGCGGGAGCGCTGCCGTCCACACTGGCGCCGCCGCCCGGCGGGGAGGCGCCGGGCATGACGGTGCCCGCCGGCGACCCGGCCGCGCTCGCGTCGGCGCTGCGCGACTGGTTCGGGGCGGAGCAGCTGCGCGACCGGCTGCGCAGGGCGGCGCGGAGGAGCCGGCGGCGGCTGCGTCCGTGGCCGGAGGCGGCCGCGCGTATGGAGTCCGTGCTGGGCGCGCTGGAGCGGGAGCCGCGGTGAACGCCCACGGGAGCGGCGCTTTCGCGCCGGACTGGCTGGCGCTGCGGGAACGCGCCGACGCCGCCGCCCGCTCGGCGGAGCTCCTCGAACCGCTGGAGGCCGCCCTGCGCACCCGGTCGGCCGGCGAACCGCGGATCGTCGTCGACCTCGGCTGCGGCACCGGCGCGATGGGGCGCTGGCTCGCGCCGCGCCTGTCCGGCCCCCAGCACTGGGTCCTGCAGGACCGCGACCCGGCACTGCTCGTCCGCGCCCGCGACGGCCTGCCCCACCGCAGCGCCGACGGCGGCCCCGTCACCGCCCGGATCCGCCGCGGCGACCTGGCGCACCTGAGATCCGCCGACCTCGCCGGCGCCTCGCTGGTCACGGCCTCGGCGCTGCTGGACCTGCTGACCGGAGAGCAGGCGGCCGGGCTCGCGCGGGCGTGCGCGGCCGCCGGGTGCCCGGCCCTGCTGACGCTGTCCGTTCAGGGCCGGGTGGAGCTGGATCCCCCGCATCCGCTGGACGGCGCGATCGCCGCCGCGTTCGACGACCACCAGCGCCGCGGCTCACCGGCCGGGCGCCTGCTCGGCCCGGACGCACCGGCGGCCGCGGCCGCCGCGTTCGAGCGGTGCGGCGCACGCGTGCAGGACCGCCCCAGCCCGTGGCGGCTGGGCGCCGGCGACGCCGCGCTCACCGCCGAGTGGCTGCGGGGCCGGGTCGCCGCCGCCGTCGAGCAGCGCCCCGGACTCGCCGGAGCCGCCGGTGCGTACCTGGACCGGAGGCTGGAGCAGTGCGCCGCGGGGAGGCTGCGCGCCCTGGTCGGCCACCGCGACCTCCTCGCGATCCCCGCCGGTGCCGACGCCGCCGCGCACCGCCGGTAGACGGGCGGCGGCGAGGCGCGGACGGCGGCGCGCAGGGGTAGGAGAAGAGGGAGGACGACGCGGCTGGTCCGCGGTGGGGAGGACGATGCGTGCAGTCGGGCCGTGGGTGCGGGTACTGCTGGGAGCCGCCGTGCTGGGGCTGCTGGTGCGGACGTTGGGCGCGGGGCCGGTGCTGGACGGTCTGGCGACGATCGACGGTCCGGCTCTGCTCGCCGCGGTGGGGATCGGCGCGGCGACGACGCTCGCCGCGGCGGGGCGGTGGGTCGTCGTGGCCCGCGGCATGGGGCTGCGACTCGGTCCGGCGCGGGCCGTGGCCGACTACTACCGGGCGCTGCTGCTCAACGCGGTGCTGCCGGCGGGCGTCCTCGGCGACGTGCACCGCGCGTTCGAGCACGGCCGCCGCGCCCGCGCCGCCGACTCCGCGGAAACGGGTGGATCCGGCGGCGCCGGCGGGCGGGCGGTGCGCGCGGTGGTCCTGGAGCGCACCGCCGGGCAGGCGGTGCTGATCCCCGCCGCGGCGGCCGTGCTGCTCGTGCGGCCGGACCTGCTCACCGCCGCCGCGCGGGCGCTGCCCTCGGCCGGGGCGGTGGGACCGGCGGCGGCCGTGCTCCTGGCGGCGGTCGGCGCGGCGGCGGCGTGGCTGCTGCGGTCCGCGGGCGGGCGCCGCCGGCTGCGGCGCGCGCGGGTGTGGGCGTCGGAGGCGCGTTCGGCGGTGCTGACCGGCCGGAGGCTGTCGGCGGTGGTACTGCTGTCGCTGGCCGGGCTCGCCGGGCACCTGTCGCTGTTCGTCGTCGCGGCGCGGGCGGCGGGGGCCGACGCGCCGGTCGTGGTGCTGCTTCCGCCGCTACTGCTGGCGCTGGTGGCGATGAGCGTCCCCGTGGGTGTCGGCGGGTGGGGGCCGCGGGAGTCCGCTGCCGCGCTCGGGTTCGCCGCCGTCGGCCTCGGTGCCGCGACCGGGCTGAGCGCCGCGGTGGTCTACGGGGTGCTCGCCCTGGTCGCGAGCCTTCCGGGGGTGCTCGTGCTGCTGCCGCTGCCCAGGCCGCTGCGCCGGAGCGCCGAGGGGCGTCCGCAGGATCGTGCGGAGACCGACGGCACGGCCGCCGCGCGCCCGCGCCCGGTCGGGACGCCGACGGAGGACGGCACGGCCGCCGGCCGGACGGGCTGACGGCCTGTGCCGACCGGGGTCACACGCGCCGGATGCGGGCCAGCCACGCCGCCTGGTCGACTTTGCCGCCGCGCTCGGCTCCCAGCGCGGCCGCCATGCCGTCGTCCACGACGGTGCAGCGGTACCGGGCGGCGCGCAGGTCCTCCAGGTCCCAGCCGGTGCCGAA contains:
- a CDS encoding methyltransferase domain-containing protein — encoded protein: MNAHGSGAFAPDWLALRERADAAARSAELLEPLEAALRTRSAGEPRIVVDLGCGTGAMGRWLAPRLSGPQHWVLQDRDPALLVRARDGLPHRSADGGPVTARIRRGDLAHLRSADLAGASLVTASALLDLLTGEQAAGLARACAAAGCPALLTLSVQGRVELDPPHPLDGAIAAAFDDHQRRGSPAGRLLGPDAPAAAAAAFERCGARVQDRPSPWRLGAGDAALTAEWLRGRVAAAVEQRPGLAGAAGAYLDRRLEQCAAGRLRALVGHRDLLAIPAGADAAAHRR
- a CDS encoding lysylphosphatidylglycerol synthase transmembrane domain-containing protein, yielding MRAVGPWVRVLLGAAVLGLLVRTLGAGPVLDGLATIDGPALLAAVGIGAATTLAAAGRWVVVARGMGLRLGPARAVADYYRALLLNAVLPAGVLGDVHRAFEHGRRARAADSAETGGSGGAGGRAVRAVVLERTAGQAVLIPAAAAVLLVRPDLLTAAARALPSAGAVGPAAAVLLAAVGAAAAWLLRSAGGRRRLRRARVWASEARSAVLTGRRLSAVVLLSLAGLAGHLSLFVVAARAAGADAPVVVLLPPLLLALVAMSVPVGVGGWGPRESAAALGFAAVGLGAATGLSAAVVYGVLALVASLPGVLVLLPLPRPLRRSAEGRPQDRAETDGTAAARPRPVGTPTEDGTAAGRTG